A genomic segment from Mycobacteriales bacterium encodes:
- a CDS encoding toxin-antitoxin system HicB family antitoxin has protein sequence MQIDGYVQLIREDLDRIAAVGGDEAMVRAAELLGFALEPALARRLQEALGEAALELSGQLPDGGVEVRIVGSEPELVYVPAITTAEPATDEAFDARITLRLPERLKAQLDEAASGAGVSVNTWLVQTLTKAVEPRPAATGSRRLTGYGRA, from the coding sequence ATGCAGATCGACGGCTATGTCCAGCTGATCCGGGAGGATCTCGACCGCATCGCCGCGGTCGGCGGCGACGAGGCCATGGTGCGAGCCGCTGAGCTTCTCGGGTTCGCCCTCGAGCCCGCGCTGGCTCGGCGGCTGCAAGAGGCGCTGGGCGAGGCCGCCCTCGAGCTGTCGGGGCAGCTGCCCGACGGTGGGGTGGAAGTCCGCATCGTCGGCAGCGAACCAGAGCTCGTCTACGTACCGGCGATCACCACCGCGGAGCCGGCGACCGACGAGGCCTTCGACGCCCGCATCACCCTGCGACTGCCGGAGCGGCTGAAAGCGCAGCTCGACGAGGCGGCGTCGGGGGCCGGCGTCTCCGTCAACACCTGGCTCGTCCAGACCCTCACGAAGGCCGTGGAACCCAGACCCGCAGCCACCGGCAGCCGGCGGCTGACCGGCTACGGCCGCGCCTAG
- a CDS encoding DUF4097 family beta strand repeat-containing protein: MIDKTFSTTGPVRLTVRLHYGDIEVTSVDAAESTVEIAGPQRVLDAMSIEQDGDRIAVQMQRKLFGGFSHRHGEPVRVRVTVPHRSRLELASAAGETVLDGTFDRVSAQSAAGEFRAGGEIVGDATVKTVSSHVRLAKVGGDLTAHSVSGNVIAEAVGGSVSAKSVSGHVSIGSVRDGRVDVQSVSGDVEVGIAHGTNVDVDAVTASGTLSSEVPLSGSRGAATGPTVVVRGKTVSGDVRLFRAA, translated from the coding sequence ATGATCGACAAGACGTTTTCCACGACCGGCCCGGTGCGGCTGACGGTGCGACTGCACTACGGCGACATCGAGGTCACCAGCGTCGACGCCGCCGAGTCCACGGTCGAGATCGCGGGCCCGCAACGTGTGCTCGACGCGATGAGCATCGAGCAGGACGGCGACCGGATCGCGGTCCAGATGCAACGCAAGCTGTTCGGCGGCTTCAGCCATCGCCACGGCGAACCGGTGCGGGTGCGAGTGACCGTGCCGCACCGCAGCCGGCTGGAGCTGGCCAGCGCAGCGGGCGAGACGGTTCTGGACGGAACGTTCGACCGGGTCAGCGCCCAGTCGGCGGCCGGCGAGTTCCGAGCCGGCGGGGAGATCGTCGGCGACGCCACCGTCAAGACGGTCAGCAGCCACGTGCGGCTGGCGAAGGTCGGTGGCGACCTGACCGCCCACAGCGTGTCGGGCAACGTCATCGCAGAGGCCGTCGGCGGATCCGTGTCCGCCAAGTCGGTCTCCGGCCACGTCAGCATCGGGTCGGTGCGCGACGGCCGCGTGGACGTGCAGAGCGTCTCCGGCGACGTGGAGGTCGGCATCGCTCACGGGACGAACGTGGACGTCGACGCGGTCACCGCGTCCGGGACCCTCAGCTCCGAGGTGCCGCTGTCCGGATCCCGTGGCGCGGCGACCGGCCCGACCGTCGTCGTACGCGGCAAGACGGTCAGCGGAGACGTGCGGCTGTTCCGCGCCGCCTGA
- a CDS encoding sterol desaturase family protein, with protein MATEQLVAPRALGLPRATWLRGIYLPTVVVAALTAWLCHEGWRALAPWGPLRQVRTAEFQLAGPVVLGFVLVVFAIERRWPAQPRAALARGHVVDAMYFGVHALIGVPIMVLAGTGFSSLLARHAPWLVIPRVPAVPRALFVVLAIIGIDAFDWLAHYGSHRLNALWRLHEVHHSQEELSILTTFRTSPLVHFGFIITAVPVLVLAGNAATPAELLTAFACFGALPHANVRWSYGRLGSAIISPTYHRVHHRTSGRLDVNLGTIFTWWDRMSGRAIFPDLDAPVPPTGLAGRPVAVEQATDHPRYFRLVGNQLIQPFLRIPSGS; from the coding sequence ATGGCAACGGAGCAGCTGGTCGCGCCCCGCGCGCTCGGCTTGCCCCGGGCGACCTGGCTGCGCGGCATCTACCTGCCGACCGTCGTCGTGGCCGCCCTCACCGCCTGGCTGTGCCACGAAGGCTGGCGGGCCCTCGCCCCCTGGGGCCCGCTGCGCCAGGTGCGTACGGCGGAGTTCCAGCTCGCCGGTCCGGTGGTCCTCGGCTTCGTGCTCGTCGTCTTCGCCATCGAACGGCGCTGGCCCGCCCAGCCGCGGGCTGCACTGGCCCGCGGCCACGTCGTCGACGCGATGTATTTCGGCGTACACGCTCTGATCGGCGTGCCGATCATGGTCCTGGCGGGTACCGGCTTCTCCTCGTTGCTGGCGCGGCACGCACCGTGGCTGGTCATCCCGCGGGTGCCCGCGGTGCCGCGGGCGCTGTTCGTGGTTCTCGCCATCATCGGCATCGACGCCTTCGACTGGCTCGCCCACTACGGAAGCCATCGCCTCAACGCGCTGTGGCGGCTGCACGAGGTGCACCACTCGCAGGAGGAGCTGTCGATCCTGACGACGTTCCGGACGAGTCCGCTGGTCCACTTCGGCTTCATCATCACCGCTGTCCCCGTCCTCGTCCTCGCCGGCAACGCCGCCACCCCGGCGGAGCTGCTCACCGCGTTCGCCTGCTTCGGGGCGCTCCCCCACGCCAACGTGCGCTGGAGCTACGGACGGCTGGGAAGCGCGATCATCAGCCCGACCTACCACCGCGTGCACCACCGCACGTCGGGCCGGCTCGACGTCAACCTCGGCACCATCTTCACCTGGTGGGATCGGATGTCCGGACGCGCGATCTTCCCTGACCTGGACGCGCCGGTCCCCCCGACGGGGCTGGCCGGGCGCCCGGTCGCGGTCGAACAAGCAACCGACCACCCCCGCTACTTCCGGCTGGTCGGCAACCAGCTCATCCAGCCGTTCCTTCGAATCCCATCAGGGAGCTGA
- a CDS encoding FHA domain-containing protein: MTAGTLRTQSGAEAELRDGLTVGRAADAALRIEDDSVSREHAVVRRAQTSWTISDCGSRNGTMLNGTRIPMFVDCPLRDGDRLEFGAVAATVVLTADEVVDETKAMSLSSVRDAVAAADSLSPYQLQVVRCLAEPWVRGSEPATNAEIAAALGTPLAVDAIKAALRRAYVKTGLADVPTHTKRRELCRVAQDRRWL, translated from the coding sequence GTGACGGCGGGGACTCTCAGAACGCAGTCGGGCGCCGAGGCGGAGCTGCGCGACGGTCTCACGGTGGGGCGCGCCGCTGACGCGGCGCTGCGCATCGAGGACGACTCGGTCAGCCGCGAGCACGCCGTCGTCCGCCGCGCCCAGACGTCGTGGACGATCAGCGACTGCGGCAGCCGCAACGGGACGATGCTCAACGGGACTCGGATCCCGATGTTCGTCGACTGCCCGTTGCGCGACGGCGACCGGCTGGAGTTCGGGGCTGTGGCGGCCACCGTCGTGCTGACGGCTGACGAGGTCGTCGACGAGACGAAGGCGATGTCGCTGAGCAGTGTCCGCGATGCGGTCGCCGCCGCGGACAGCCTCTCGCCCTACCAGCTCCAGGTGGTCCGCTGCCTTGCCGAGCCGTGGGTGCGCGGCAGTGAGCCGGCGACGAATGCCGAGATCGCGGCGGCGTTGGGAACGCCGCTCGCGGTCGACGCCATCAAGGCGGCGCTTCGCCGCGCGTACGTCAAGACCGGGCTGGCCGACGTGCCGACACACACCAAACGCCGGGAGCTGTGCCGGGTGGCTCAGGACCGCCGTTGGCTCTAG
- a CDS encoding serine/threonine-protein kinase → MTSATRDRLADRYQLTERIATGGMGVVWRARDERLGRDVAIKLIRPEYADDPTFRQRLRLEARATAAIRSPHVVRLHDVCESPAPDGGCDAFIVMELVEGRPLSSVLNDGPLSVALTTSIIQQTASALAAAHEQGIIHRDIKPANLMVDGAGAVTVLDFGIARAADAVALTATDLILGTARYISPEQADGRGATAASDVYSLGVVAFQCLSGAVPFDAASDVAVALAHLREPVPPLPPTVPSALASLVTRMLAKAPADRPRAAEVVAALSDNGPLPETAPMPVVAAAAADPGITRPIRTRVLTRHDWVRGHDFRDSRSAAIRPGVLLPAGGLAALLLIVAAIVGGPNGAPPTAASVTGAPAATDTAHHIAASGPDVRPFRYLGHDWAKVRRELHRLGLVPVPHFAGHGARQTVVGLAPTGHVPRGTKVTVEVSRTPAPARHVAAKPQAPAGHPQPAPPPPAHVPPGQAKKHGGPGPG, encoded by the coding sequence GTGACTTCGGCAACGCGGGATCGGCTCGCGGATCGCTACCAGCTCACCGAGCGCATCGCGACCGGTGGCATGGGCGTGGTCTGGCGTGCCCGTGACGAGCGGCTCGGGCGAGACGTCGCCATCAAGCTCATTCGCCCTGAGTACGCCGACGACCCGACGTTTCGCCAGCGGCTGCGCCTGGAAGCGCGCGCCACCGCCGCGATCCGCAGTCCGCACGTCGTCCGGCTGCACGACGTCTGCGAGTCACCGGCGCCGGACGGCGGGTGTGACGCGTTCATCGTGATGGAGCTCGTCGAGGGTCGGCCGCTGTCCAGCGTGCTGAACGATGGCCCGCTGTCAGTGGCGCTGACGACCTCGATCATCCAGCAGACCGCGTCAGCCCTAGCCGCCGCGCACGAGCAGGGCATCATTCACCGCGACATCAAGCCGGCGAACCTGATGGTCGACGGGGCCGGGGCGGTCACCGTGCTCGACTTCGGGATCGCGCGCGCCGCTGACGCCGTCGCGTTGACCGCGACCGACCTCATCCTCGGTACGGCGCGCTACATCTCCCCGGAACAGGCCGACGGCCGGGGTGCAACAGCCGCGAGCGACGTGTACTCCCTCGGCGTCGTCGCCTTCCAGTGCCTGTCCGGCGCCGTGCCGTTCGACGCCGCGTCCGATGTCGCCGTGGCGCTCGCCCACCTGCGCGAACCCGTGCCGCCGCTGCCGCCGACGGTCCCTTCGGCGCTGGCAAGCCTGGTCACGCGCATGCTCGCCAAGGCGCCTGCGGACCGGCCGCGCGCTGCGGAGGTCGTCGCGGCACTGTCCGACAACGGTCCCCTGCCGGAGACGGCGCCGATGCCCGTCGTGGCCGCCGCCGCGGCGGACCCCGGCATCACCAGGCCGATCAGGACCCGGGTGCTCACCCGCCACGACTGGGTGCGCGGCCACGACTTCCGGGACAGCCGGTCCGCGGCCATCCGGCCCGGCGTGCTGCTGCCCGCCGGCGGCCTGGCGGCCCTGCTCCTCATCGTGGCGGCGATCGTAGGCGGTCCGAACGGCGCGCCGCCCACCGCCGCGTCGGTCACGGGCGCTCCCGCCGCGACCGACACCGCCCACCACATCGCAGCGAGCGGACCCGACGTCCGACCGTTCCGGTACCTCGGCCACGACTGGGCCAAGGTGCGCCGCGAACTCCACCGGCTCGGGCTGGTACCAGTCCCGCACTTCGCCGGCCACGGCGCCCGGCAGACCGTCGTCGGGCTCGCCCCCACCGGTCACGTACCGCGCGGCACAAAGGTGACGGTCGAGGTCTCCCGCACGCCGGCGCCGGCCAGGCACGTCGCGGCCAAGCCGCAGGCGCCGGCCGGCCATCCCCAGCCCGCACCGCCCCCGCCGGCTCACGTGCCGCCCGGACAAGCCAAGAAGCACGGCGGTCCCGGGCCGGGTTGA
- a CDS encoding glycosyltransferase has product MPLLLSALLLVISATLTSVAAATVWWMLHAWRTPLAMSDTEFERRPDPPRLSFSLLVPARHEEAVLANTLNRLTQLAHPDFEVIAIVGHDDPATEQVARAAAARSGGLISVVVDHNEPKNKPKALNTALPHCRGSVIGVFDAEDDVDPRLLRVVDTAFRREDAHVVQGGVQLLDFRSSWFSLRNCLEYFFWFRSRLHLHARHGFIPLGGNTVFVRADLLKAVGGWDEDCLAEDCELGVRLSALGARIAVAYDPHLVTREETPHSMTALVKQRTRWNQGFLQVLRKGIWRELPTGRQRLLARFTLAQPFLQAFAGICVPASIAFALFARVPLVVALTTFVPAIPTVAMICFEIAGLREFCRAYYVRARIRDYLTLVVGTPVYQLLLGYAALRAVVRESTGDRGWEKTAHSGAHLASSAAAAS; this is encoded by the coding sequence GTGCCCCTTCTGCTCTCGGCGCTGCTCCTTGTCATCTCCGCCACCCTCACCAGCGTCGCGGCGGCGACGGTCTGGTGGATGCTGCACGCCTGGCGTACGCCGCTGGCCATGAGCGACACCGAGTTCGAAAGACGCCCGGACCCGCCGCGGCTGTCGTTCTCGTTGCTCGTGCCGGCTCGCCACGAGGAAGCCGTGCTCGCGAACACGCTGAACCGGCTGACCCAGCTCGCTCATCCGGACTTCGAGGTGATCGCCATCGTCGGCCACGACGACCCGGCGACGGAGCAGGTCGCGCGAGCGGCGGCGGCGCGCTCCGGCGGTCTGATCAGCGTCGTCGTCGACCACAACGAGCCGAAGAACAAGCCGAAGGCGCTCAACACGGCGCTGCCCCACTGCCGGGGCAGCGTGATCGGCGTGTTCGACGCAGAGGACGACGTCGACCCGCGGCTGCTGCGCGTGGTGGACACGGCCTTCCGCCGGGAGGACGCCCACGTCGTACAGGGCGGCGTCCAGCTGCTCGACTTCCGCTCGTCGTGGTTCTCGCTGCGCAACTGCCTCGAGTACTTCTTCTGGTTCCGCTCTCGTCTGCACCTGCACGCCCGTCATGGGTTCATCCCGCTGGGCGGCAACACGGTGTTCGTCCGCGCGGACCTGCTGAAGGCGGTGGGCGGCTGGGACGAGGACTGCCTCGCCGAGGACTGTGAGCTCGGCGTGCGGCTGTCGGCGCTCGGCGCCCGGATCGCGGTTGCGTACGACCCGCACCTGGTGACCCGGGAAGAGACGCCGCACTCGATGACCGCCCTCGTGAAGCAGCGCACCCGCTGGAACCAGGGTTTCCTTCAGGTGCTGCGCAAGGGCATCTGGCGCGAGCTGCCAACCGGCCGGCAGCGCCTGCTCGCGCGCTTCACGCTGGCCCAGCCGTTCTTGCAGGCGTTCGCGGGGATCTGCGTGCCGGCGTCCATCGCCTTCGCGCTGTTCGCCCGGGTGCCGTTGGTCGTGGCGCTCACGACCTTCGTCCCCGCGATCCCGACCGTCGCCATGATCTGCTTCGAGATCGCCGGGCTCCGCGAGTTCTGCCGCGCGTACTACGTGCGCGCCCGGATCCGTGACTATCTGACGCTCGTCGTCGGGACGCCGGTCTACCAACTGCTGCTCGGCTACGCCGCGTTGCGTGCGGTCGTCCGCGAGTCGACCGGCGACCGTGGCTGGGAGAAAACCGCCCACAGCGGCGCCCACCTGGCCAGCTCGGCCGCAGCCGCGTCATGA
- a CDS encoding glycosyltransferase family 39 protein encodes MSADLLAFSPEQRRKLALPVDPPRDPIGSWRSSRARLQAWLWRHRKSLAIVVPLLVVVAAVRLWGLAHGPALADDEGTYVAEAWAVQVKHSLAPYTYWYDHPPFGWIQIAAYTWLTGTFHSAGLHVIAVRKMMVGYAVVDAGLIYVLARRLEVRRLWSAVAVGMWALSPLAVGYSRMVYLDNIALPWVLAAFVLVATPRRSLWAHTAAGALFAVGVLSKETMILLLPGMLLLAWQHTDRRTRSFCLVGLCASGILVALLYPLMAVLRGELLPGPGHVSLVQALKWQFLSRPSTGSALSAGSASRILLDQWLSLDGWLLLLGVIGAAGCLAVRRLRAVGAVVVVLLVAGLRPGYLPQPYVIALLPFAALAAAAAADAGWTALRDRPPVPIRPNAGRERRLRLAGRGVVIAASVALAATTVPQWLHGDSALAAVDQTTPTVDAEHWLETNARPAIDARTGGFGSDVLVDDTMWADLVTHDFPQNQVIWFYKLDYVDNLDPSVRRRIHDYRDFGYVVSSPIIRAGLRQSPAPRYELARRALAHSRQVASFGTGPDRIAIYRVLPATTPTARRAT; translated from the coding sequence ATGAGCGCCGACCTGCTCGCTTTCTCACCCGAACAGCGCCGCAAGCTCGCGCTTCCGGTCGATCCGCCGCGCGACCCGATCGGCAGCTGGCGCAGCAGCCGCGCCCGATTGCAGGCGTGGCTGTGGCGCCATCGCAAGAGCCTGGCGATCGTCGTACCGCTCCTGGTCGTCGTCGCGGCGGTCCGGCTGTGGGGGCTGGCGCACGGCCCGGCTCTGGCCGACGACGAGGGGACCTACGTCGCGGAGGCCTGGGCGGTCCAGGTCAAGCACAGCCTCGCGCCGTACACCTACTGGTACGACCATCCGCCGTTCGGCTGGATCCAGATCGCCGCCTACACCTGGCTCACGGGGACCTTCCACTCCGCCGGCCTGCACGTCATCGCGGTCCGCAAGATGATGGTCGGGTACGCGGTCGTCGACGCCGGGCTCATCTACGTGCTGGCCCGACGGCTCGAGGTACGCCGACTGTGGTCGGCCGTCGCCGTCGGGATGTGGGCGCTCTCGCCCCTTGCCGTCGGGTACTCGCGGATGGTCTACCTCGACAACATCGCGCTCCCCTGGGTGCTTGCCGCCTTCGTCCTCGTCGCGACGCCGCGGCGTTCCCTGTGGGCTCACACCGCGGCCGGCGCACTGTTCGCGGTCGGCGTGCTGAGCAAGGAGACGATGATCCTGCTCCTGCCCGGCATGCTGCTGCTCGCCTGGCAGCACACCGACCGGCGGACCCGATCCTTCTGCCTCGTCGGGTTGTGCGCGTCGGGGATCCTGGTCGCGCTGCTCTACCCGCTGATGGCAGTGCTGCGCGGCGAGCTGCTGCCCGGCCCTGGCCACGTCTCGCTGGTCCAAGCGCTGAAATGGCAGTTCTTGTCCCGCCCTTCGACCGGCAGCGCACTGAGTGCGGGCAGCGCCTCGCGGATCCTGCTCGACCAGTGGCTGTCCCTCGACGGCTGGCTGCTGCTGCTGGGCGTGATCGGCGCGGCCGGTTGTCTTGCGGTGCGACGGCTGCGAGCGGTCGGCGCCGTGGTGGTGGTGCTGCTCGTGGCGGGTCTTCGCCCGGGCTATCTGCCCCAGCCGTACGTCATCGCGCTGCTGCCGTTCGCCGCGCTTGCCGCCGCCGCAGCCGCGGATGCGGGCTGGACGGCGTTGCGCGACCGGCCACCGGTCCCGATCCGTCCCAACGCGGGGCGGGAGCGGCGCCTGCGGCTCGCGGGGCGTGGCGTCGTGATCGCGGCCTCGGTCGCGCTCGCCGCGACGACCGTGCCGCAGTGGCTGCACGGCGACTCGGCGCTCGCGGCGGTCGACCAGACCACCCCGACCGTCGACGCGGAGCACTGGCTCGAGACGAACGCCCGGCCCGCGATCGACGCCAGAACGGGCGGCTTCGGCAGTGACGTGCTCGTCGACGACACGATGTGGGCCGACCTGGTGACCCACGACTTCCCGCAGAACCAGGTCATCTGGTTCTACAAGCTCGACTACGTCGACAACCTCGATCCGTCGGTACGCCGGCGAATCCACGACTACCGCGACTTCGGCTACGTCGTGTCCAGCCCCATCATCCGCGCCGGGCTCCGGCAGAGCCCGGCGCCGCGATACGAACTGGCGCGCCGCGCGCTCGCGCACTCCCGACAGGTCGCGAGCTTCGGCACCGGCCCGGATCGGATCGCCATCTACCGCGTCCTCCCAGCGACGACTCCGACAGCGAGGAGAGCCACATGA
- a CDS encoding DivIVA domain-containing protein produces MTTPVLPKLDVHGPNPGSPEFAPAMRGYDRGQVDDYVARLGDFLADAEQRAQRAEAAMADLIERNERVTDELRLAIDRRNQRRSGEPYEGLGERISEILRLATEEADSVRAQARSEAEAMVAEAGRHREAERDSCERELADMTTRRDAVVAELRRVQEVLATLGLADHVLPAEVVEAAAAEPSDPDQTATRAFQRPTVDAPS; encoded by the coding sequence ATGACGACCCCCGTCCTGCCCAAGCTCGACGTTCACGGACCGAACCCCGGGTCTCCCGAGTTCGCTCCGGCGATGCGTGGCTACGACCGTGGCCAGGTCGACGACTACGTCGCCCGGCTCGGGGACTTCCTTGCCGACGCCGAACAGCGTGCTCAGCGCGCGGAAGCGGCGATGGCAGACCTCATCGAACGCAACGAACGCGTCACCGACGAGCTGCGGCTGGCGATCGACCGGCGCAACCAGCGCCGCTCCGGCGAGCCGTACGAGGGTCTCGGCGAGCGAATCAGCGAGATCCTGCGGCTGGCCACCGAGGAGGCGGACTCGGTTCGAGCGCAAGCACGTTCGGAGGCCGAAGCGATGGTGGCCGAAGCGGGCCGGCACCGCGAGGCCGAACGGGACAGCTGCGAACGGGAGCTCGCCGACATGACCACGCGTCGCGACGCCGTGGTCGCCGAGCTGCGGCGGGTGCAGGAAGTGCTGGCCACCCTCGGACTTGCCGACCACGTGCTTCCCGCGGAGGTCGTCGAAGCCGCCGCCGCCGAGCCCAGCGACCCGGACCAGACGGCGACCCGCGCGTTCCAGCGGCCGACGGTCGACGCCCCGAGCTGA
- a CDS encoding glycosyl hydrolase family 8 — MRRRHTGLLAAAGAAALAGAAVLSGCGGTAQAHGSAAQSAATRYAERFLSDYVDPAGRVIRRDQGGDTVSEGQGYALLLAFATDERATFARIWHWTRIHLQQPDGLFGYHWQGGHLADREPAADADTQIAWALDLAGEHWSVPGDVTAARRVATAVANSEIGYDDEGRPTLAAGPWAMRPGSPVRVEPGYWTFPADVALAALTHDHRWDDLPAADATHLAQLADGGRRLPPDWARLGGGTAATDEPAPQTGSPPASGDDGLRAVVWAACSTTTHALDARWWRLIAPTAHSGALSRNLDGAPADSDRSPLSLVAAAAAAISAGQQTAADALLDDAARVAAAYPTYYGDAWNALGHVLLTTDLIPGCSR, encoded by the coding sequence ATGCGGCGCCGCCACACCGGGCTGCTCGCGGCAGCCGGCGCAGCCGCGCTCGCCGGTGCGGCCGTGTTGTCGGGCTGCGGCGGTACGGCGCAGGCGCACGGGTCGGCGGCGCAGTCCGCAGCGACCCGATACGCCGAGCGGTTCCTCAGCGACTACGTCGACCCGGCCGGTCGGGTCATCCGCCGCGACCAGGGCGGCGACACGGTCAGCGAAGGGCAGGGTTATGCGTTGCTGCTCGCCTTCGCGACGGACGAGCGCGCCACGTTCGCCCGGATCTGGCACTGGACCCGCATCCACCTCCAGCAGCCCGACGGCCTGTTCGGCTACCACTGGCAGGGCGGACACCTCGCGGACCGCGAACCGGCGGCCGACGCCGACACCCAGATCGCATGGGCGCTGGACCTCGCCGGTGAGCACTGGTCGGTCCCCGGCGACGTGACGGCGGCGCGCCGGGTCGCGACGGCGGTTGCGAACTCCGAGATCGGCTACGACGACGAGGGCCGACCGACCCTCGCCGCGGGGCCGTGGGCGATGCGTCCTGGGTCACCAGTCCGGGTCGAACCCGGCTACTGGACGTTTCCCGCTGACGTCGCGCTCGCCGCCCTCACCCACGACCATCGCTGGGACGATCTGCCTGCCGCGGATGCCACCCACCTCGCGCAGCTCGCCGACGGCGGCCGGCGGCTACCGCCCGACTGGGCACGGCTCGGCGGCGGCACCGCGGCGACGGATGAGCCGGCACCGCAGACCGGCTCACCACCGGCCTCCGGTGACGACGGGTTGCGCGCCGTCGTGTGGGCGGCATGCTCGACAACCACCCACGCCCTCGACGCCCGATGGTGGCGGCTGATCGCGCCCACGGCACACAGCGGAGCACTGAGCCGCAACCTCGACGGCGCGCCAGCGGACTCCGACCGTTCGCCGCTGAGCCTGGTCGCCGCGGCGGCGGCGGCGATCTCCGCGGGGCAGCAGACCGCCGCCGACGCCCTGCTGGACGACGCGGCCCGCGTCGCCGCCGCATACCCGACGTACTACGGCGATGCGTGGAACGCGCTCGGACACGTCCTGCTCACCACCGACCTCATCCCCGGGTGCTCCCGGTAG